Proteins encoded in a region of the Mucispirillum schaedleri ASF457 genome:
- a CDS encoding S1 RNA-binding domain-containing protein, producing the protein MSNENRQNEERMEDFESFFEESLQQYHTGAEVKGTIVEIKGDTALINFGYKTEGVVNRSELEDENVGDEVELSIVKMNNNGVFLSKKAINAKGDWSAIKEKENNGEPVEVKITEYVNTEKVKGYRGKVGEIEAFIPETHIDIHLKNIDPAKFLHKTVLAKILKAHGGKRQSILVSPRQYLSDEAKKLKSEFFEKYNVGDKIKGAVKTLKDYGAFISLGGIDGFLHKNEMSWGRVKNPAKFLAENDVLEVVILEIDKAAGKVAVGVKQLQKDPWDDAAKNYPEGSSVKGTVVARKRAGYVVEIAPGIDGFVPNEEIGWLKNTKSTLNIKDIVEGRVTGYDNERKRVIMSVKDLIDNPWKTLKEENPEGSIVKGTIKNITDFGLFVDFGSFLDGLVRKGDISWREEPANLNELYSVGDVVEAKILHIDENKERISLGIKQLEVNPWKEVTKLLPQGKAVEVKITAVNKQGLEVELPLEMKGIIFASELDPAKASLDQYNAGDTVTATVIKTDNKEKQVILSIKKYLQDSERRETKEYMKKMETNIETGFGNIFMDKFDK; encoded by the coding sequence ATGAGTAATGAAAACAGACAAAACGAAGAACGCATGGAAGATTTTGAGTCATTTTTTGAAGAGTCTCTCCAGCAATATCACACAGGTGCAGAAGTTAAAGGCACTATTGTAGAAATCAAGGGGGATACTGCTCTTATTAATTTTGGCTACAAAACAGAAGGTGTAGTTAATCGTTCAGAATTAGAAGATGAGAATGTTGGCGATGAAGTTGAACTTAGTATCGTTAAAATGAATAATAACGGCGTTTTTCTATCAAAAAAAGCAATCAACGCTAAAGGCGACTGGAGTGCTATTAAAGAAAAAGAAAATAACGGTGAACCTGTTGAAGTTAAAATCACAGAATATGTCAACACTGAAAAAGTAAAAGGATACCGTGGCAAAGTTGGAGAGATTGAAGCATTTATCCCAGAAACACACATTGATATTCATTTAAAAAATATAGACCCTGCAAAATTTTTGCATAAAACAGTTCTTGCAAAAATATTAAAAGCACATGGTGGTAAAAGACAGTCAATTTTAGTTTCCCCTCGTCAGTATTTATCTGATGAAGCAAAAAAATTAAAAAGCGAATTTTTTGAAAAATATAATGTTGGCGATAAAATAAAAGGTGCTGTTAAAACATTAAAAGATTATGGTGCATTTATCAGTCTTGGCGGTATAGACGGATTTCTGCATAAAAATGAAATGAGCTGGGGCAGAGTAAAAAATCCTGCAAAATTTTTAGCAGAAAATGATGTTTTAGAAGTTGTGATATTAGAAATTGATAAAGCGGCTGGTAAAGTTGCTGTTGGTGTGAAACAGCTGCAAAAGGACCCATGGGATGATGCTGCAAAAAATTATCCAGAAGGCTCTAGTGTGAAAGGCACTGTAGTTGCAAGAAAAAGAGCAGGCTATGTTGTAGAAATTGCTCCAGGTATTGACGGATTTGTTCCAAACGAAGAAATCGGCTGGCTTAAAAACACTAAATCTACTTTAAACATTAAAGATATAGTAGAAGGCAGAGTTACTGGCTATGATAACGAGCGTAAAAGAGTTATTATGAGTGTTAAAGATTTAATAGATAACCCATGGAAAACTTTAAAAGAAGAAAATCCAGAAGGCTCTATTGTAAAAGGGACTATTAAAAATATAACTGATTTTGGCTTATTTGTAGATTTTGGCAGCTTTTTAGATGGTTTAGTTCGCAAAGGCGATATATCATGGAGAGAAGAGCCTGCAAATTTAAATGAGCTATACAGTGTAGGTGATGTAGTTGAAGCAAAAATTTTACACATTGATGAAAATAAAGAGCGTATCAGCTTAGGTATTAAACAGTTAGAAGTAAACCCATGGAAAGAAGTAACAAAACTTCTGCCGCAGGGTAAAGCAGTTGAAGTAAAAATTACAGCTGTAAATAAACAGGGGCTTGAAGTGGAACTTCCGCTTGAAATGAAAGGTATTATTTTTGCAAGTGAATTAGACCCTGCAAAAGCATCTTTAGACCAGTATAATGCAGGCGATACTGTAACCGCAACAGTTATCAAAACAGATAACAAAGAAAAACAGGTTATTCTTTCTATTAAAAAATATCTGCAGGATTCAGAACGCAGAGAAACAAAAGAGTATATGAAAAAAATGGAAACAAATATTGAAACAGGCTTTGGAAATATTTTCATGGATAAATTTGATAAATAG
- a CDS encoding glucosyltransferase domain-containing protein — MYKCLEKVNTSIYNTGINIQEFFKKYRDVLIISFISGILINSIDIFTFKFGVDSAYGPYTEQFVMQRYGSLILHNLFPFLSYNIISQLTGVISLIFAALIIISRHNVSNTGKNLFIIIFISSTYFTYLQHFFFQSAYNFIGLLFAAAAFRLIENNKNIFMYLLAVFLLFIGVSSYQSNVSVFLSVMMLNVILNFINDKNIEKAFMLIIKSTLILLVSLIIYYIVYKMGTVKIRSYFTDQILWVIDNADYKEIIIKITKFIFINIWFYLYTAVTVLYAVFNFKKIKERLFFIFLSILFILAVYSLIILMGNINTERTRTPLAIFPAFIFLLLYIFKDNNILKSIAVIFALIIISVNTSSNIKLQNTAKLMYEQDKMTAAKILDIIYTKYPEIFKGEYKIAFYGSITPNKHYLKQSSGSLAYTSFFCCGRLMPHRIYGFLRLMGLPEKIKLNSIIINKDISRAPDDLKKLIESMPVYPSSNCAELYEDTVFLKLSD, encoded by the coding sequence ATGTATAAATGCTTAGAAAAAGTTAATACAAGCATATATAATACAGGAATAAATATTCAGGAATTTTTTAAAAAATATAGGGATGTTTTAATAATATCTTTTATTTCTGGCATATTAATTAATTCCATAGACATATTCACCTTTAAATTTGGAGTAGATTCTGCTTATGGTCCTTATACTGAACAGTTTGTAATGCAGCGTTATGGGTCATTAATATTACATAATTTATTTCCTTTTCTTTCATACAATATTATTTCTCAGCTTACTGGTGTTATATCATTAATCTTTGCAGCCCTTATAATAATATCCCGCCATAATGTATCTAACACTGGAAAAAATTTATTTATTATTATTTTTATAAGCTCCACTTATTTTACATATTTGCAGCATTTCTTTTTTCAATCTGCTTATAACTTTATTGGCTTATTATTTGCTGCTGCAGCATTTAGATTAATAGAAAATAATAAAAATATTTTTATGTATTTACTTGCTGTGTTTTTGCTTTTTATTGGTGTTTCATCTTATCAATCTAATGTATCAGTCTTTTTATCTGTTATGATGTTAAATGTAATACTTAATTTTATAAATGATAAAAATATAGAAAAAGCATTTATGTTAATTATTAAAAGCACATTGATATTATTAGTATCACTTATAATATATTATATAGTTTATAAAATGGGTACAGTAAAAATAAGAAGTTATTTTACTGACCAAATTCTCTGGGTTATAGATAATGCTGATTATAAAGAAATAATTATTAAAATAACTAAATTTATATTTATTAATATATGGTTTTATTTATATACTGCTGTAACAGTTTTATATGCAGTGTTTAATTTCAAAAAAATAAAAGAAAGATTATTTTTTATATTTTTATCTATTCTTTTTATTTTAGCTGTTTATTCTTTAATAATTTTAATGGGTAATATTAATACTGAAAGAACAAGGACACCACTTGCTATTTTTCCAGCATTTATATTTTTACTATTATATATTTTTAAGGATAATAATATATTAAAAAGCATTGCTGTGATATTTGCATTGATAATTATATCAGTTAATACATCAAGTAATATAAAACTCCAAAACACAGCCAAACTTATGTATGAACAGGATAAAATGACAGCTGCTAAAATACTTGATATTATATATACAAAATATCCAGAAATATTTAAAGGTGAATATAAGATAGCATTTTATGGAAGCATTACACCTAATAAACATTATTTAAAACAGTCATCTGGCTCATTAGCTTATACTTCTTTTTTCTGTTGTGGCAGATTAATGCCGCATAGAATTTATGGTTTTTTAAGACTTATGGGGCTTCCTGAAAAAATTAAACTAAACAGCATTATAATTAATAAAGATATATCTCGTGCACCTGATGACTTAAAAAAACTAATTGAAAGTATGCCCGTATATCCTTCGTCTAACTGTGCAGAGCTTTATGAAGACACTGTATTTTTAAAATTAAGCGATTAG
- the rseP gene encoding RIP metalloprotease RseP: MNILIAVIVLGVLVFVHEFGHFIVAKWANVYVEKFSIGFGPVLLRKKYGETEYVLSALPLGGYVKMYGEQNDDEPGLENYDTTKEGRSFKDKSGWHKAAIVFAGPLFNVIFAILIFWGLYMTGIPSYSAVIGTVEYGSVAENAGLKAGDRIVAVDNEKIRSWNEFVSIIADKPNEKVTITLSDNRQINLTIGEKEVADIFGDKEKIGSIGASLQIDAVIGEVMPNMAAAEAGLLKGDKILSINGEEILSWNDSADLIRSKPGQELMVIVERQGKELPFKLTPKPTEQGSGENKKTVGLIGIAPIDGDINVRYGPVDAMVMGLEKSYELTKIIYLGFAKLVQREIPADSLGGPILIVETAAQSAESGFSALLIFMAAISINLAVFNLLPIPVLDGGQLAIIGAEGIMGRPLGEKALGAFQMFGLLVIISLMVFAFYNDIMRLIK; this comes from the coding sequence ATGAATATATTAATAGCAGTAATAGTTCTTGGAGTGCTTGTGTTTGTCCATGAATTTGGTCATTTTATAGTGGCAAAATGGGCTAATGTATATGTAGAAAAGTTTTCAATAGGTTTTGGACCAGTGCTTTTAAGAAAAAAATATGGCGAAACAGAGTATGTGCTTTCTGCTCTGCCACTTGGCGGATATGTAAAAATGTATGGTGAGCAGAATGATGATGAGCCGGGACTTGAAAATTATGACACGACAAAAGAAGGCCGTTCCTTTAAAGATAAATCAGGCTGGCATAAAGCTGCTATTGTTTTTGCAGGCCCGCTTTTTAATGTAATTTTTGCAATACTTATTTTCTGGGGCTTATATATGACTGGTATTCCGTCATATTCTGCTGTTATTGGCACAGTAGAATATGGCTCTGTTGCAGAAAATGCAGGGCTTAAAGCAGGGGACAGAATAGTAGCTGTTGATAATGAAAAAATCCGCTCGTGGAATGAATTTGTTTCTATTATAGCAGATAAGCCAAATGAAAAAGTAACAATTACACTATCAGATAACAGACAGATAAACTTAACAATTGGTGAAAAAGAAGTTGCAGATATTTTTGGAGATAAAGAAAAAATCGGCTCAATAGGTGCTTCACTTCAAATAGATGCAGTTATTGGAGAAGTAATGCCTAATATGGCAGCAGCAGAAGCAGGACTTTTAAAAGGCGATAAAATATTATCAATTAATGGAGAAGAAATATTATCTTGGAATGATTCTGCTGATTTAATAAGAAGTAAGCCGGGGCAGGAATTAATGGTAATAGTCGAAAGACAGGGTAAAGAACTGCCGTTTAAGTTAACACCAAAACCCACAGAGCAGGGCAGCGGCGAAAATAAAAAAACAGTTGGTTTAATAGGTATAGCACCAATAGATGGCGATATAAATGTCCGTTATGGTCCAGTAGATGCAATGGTAATGGGGTTAGAAAAATCCTATGAGCTTACAAAAATAATATATCTTGGCTTTGCAAAACTTGTGCAGAGAGAGATACCCGCAGATTCTCTTGGCGGGCCTATATTGATTGTAGAAACTGCGGCTCAGTCAGCAGAATCAGGCTTTTCAGCACTTTTAATATTTATGGCTGCAATAAGTATAAATTTAGCAGTATTTAATCTGCTGCCTATTCCTGTATTAGACGGCGGTCAGCTTGCAATAATTGGAGCAGAGGGTATCATGGGAAGACCACTTGGAGAAAAAGCCCTTGGAGCATTTCAAATGTTTGGACTGCTTGTTATAATATCTTTAATGGTATTTGCCTTTTATAATGATATAATGCGTTTGATTAAATAA
- a CDS encoding TetR/AcrR family transcriptional regulator, with protein MYKGKHKTAVKSQKIIAEAFFDILMERSYYDVSIKEICAHAGISRQTFYSLFGTKEDVIRFYLAETFSQWRQQAKTNGVNSLYDLILFFLLGITEDEKLAQLYSSEVLGGILADILKEHLDKTIMYERGSISVGDSVANSFIAGGLTMAFKQWHADAGRISIEDITMFIIKILSGEYFTDIMSYAKQFPSLK; from the coding sequence ATGTATAAAGGCAAACATAAAACAGCGGTTAAGTCTCAAAAGATAATAGCAGAAGCTTTTTTTGATATACTAATGGAAAGGTCTTATTATGATGTTTCAATAAAAGAGATATGTGCACATGCAGGTATTTCCCGCCAGACATTTTATTCTCTTTTTGGCACAAAAGAAGATGTTATCAGATTTTATCTGGCAGAAACATTTAGTCAATGGAGACAGCAGGCAAAAACTAACGGTGTTAATTCATTATACGATTTAATATTATTTTTCTTACTTGGTATTACAGAAGATGAGAAACTTGCTCAGCTTTATTCCAGTGAAGTTTTAGGCGGCATATTAGCCGATATATTAAAAGAACATCTTGATAAAACAATTATGTATGAACGGGGTTCTATTTCTGTTGGTGATAGTGTTGCAAACTCTTTTATTGCAGGCGGACTAACTATGGCATTTAAACAGTGGCATGCAGATGCAGGCAGAATATCTATTGAAGATATTACTATGTTTATTATTAAAATATTATCAGGTGAATATTTTACAGACATTATGTCTTATGCAAAACAATTCCCATCTCTTAAATGA
- a CDS encoding pyridoxal-phosphate-dependent aminotransferase family protein: MLKKYLITPGPVSVPEQVLLDMARPMIHHRTPEFEEIFKEARNGLKKVFKTEQEPLILASSGTGAMESAVINTLNQGDKVLVINGGKFGERWIKICQAYGINAESVTIEWGRSVNPADVKAFLDKNPDTKAVFVQGSETSSTVYHPVKELAAITKDMPETLLIVDGITSAGVHDTRFDEWGIDILITGSQKAFMLPPGLAFITLSQKAWNMVEKSTLPKFYFNLKTELKNQLKNTTAWTAGVSLIIGLKTVLSMMEKEGIDNVFKRHSINAEATRAAVKALGLKLLAQDIPSNAATGCFLPENIDGKAFVKYLRDKCGVSIAGGQDHLAGKILRISHLGYHDAFDTITAVSAIEMGLKKFGADIEFGKGVAAAQSVLMGEMPSI, encoded by the coding sequence ATGTTAAAAAAATATCTTATAACTCCGGGGCCTGTATCAGTGCCAGAGCAGGTTCTTTTAGATATGGCACGCCCAATGATACATCACAGGACACCAGAATTTGAAGAAATATTTAAAGAAGCAAGAAATGGTTTAAAAAAAGTATTTAAAACAGAGCAGGAGCCGTTAATTCTTGCAAGCAGCGGAACAGGTGCTATGGAATCAGCTGTTATTAATACTTTAAACCAAGGTGATAAAGTATTAGTTATAAATGGCGGTAAATTTGGCGAACGATGGATAAAAATATGCCAAGCATATGGTATAAATGCAGAAAGTGTTACTATTGAGTGGGGACGCTCTGTAAATCCTGCAGATGTTAAAGCATTTCTTGATAAAAACCCAGATACTAAAGCAGTATTTGTTCAAGGAAGTGAAACATCTTCTACTGTATATCATCCTGTTAAAGAGCTTGCAGCAATTACAAAAGATATGCCTGAAACATTACTTATAGTAGATGGAATTACAAGTGCAGGTGTTCATGATACCAGATTTGATGAATGGGGTATAGATATTTTAATTACAGGAAGCCAGAAAGCGTTTATGCTTCCACCGGGTCTTGCTTTTATTACATTAAGCCAAAAAGCATGGAATATGGTGGAAAAATCTACACTTCCAAAATTTTACTTTAATTTAAAAACTGAACTTAAAAATCAGCTAAAAAATACTACTGCATGGACTGCTGGTGTCAGCTTAATAATTGGCTTAAAAACAGTTTTATCAATGATGGAAAAAGAAGGAATAGATAATGTTTTTAAAAGACATTCCATAAATGCAGAAGCTACAAGGGCAGCAGTAAAAGCATTAGGTTTAAAACTTTTAGCTCAGGATATACCGTCAAATGCAGCAACAGGCTGTTTTTTGCCTGAAAATATAGACGGCAAAGCATTTGTTAAATATTTAAGAGATAAATGCGGTGTTTCTATTGCAGGCGGGCAGGACCATTTAGCTGGCAAAATACTCCGTATTTCTCATCTTGGCTACCATGATGCATTTGATACAATTACAGCAGTCAGTGCTATAGAAATGGGGCTTAAAAAATTTGGTGCAGATATTGAGTTTGGCAAAGGTGTTGCTGCTGCACAGTCTGTTCTAATGGGAGAAATGCCATCAATATGA